A genome region from Geoalkalibacter ferrihydriticus DSM 17813 includes the following:
- a CDS encoding tetratricopeptide repeat protein, translating to MMRFCLIATLMVVMVGCSMPRIIVLNDPLDAAQHNDLGVSYEARGDLDLAVRSYERAAELDRQWAVPLVNLGNTLAEQQDWQGAARAYQRALQRDPVDPVALNNLAWVLLQQGDLDQSLAQARQAQLLAPENPLVLETLAEVHLARGEYAEARDAVAAALELSPELPLDDDLQNLLHD from the coding sequence ATGATGCGTTTCTGTTTGATCGCAACGCTGATGGTGGTTATGGTCGGCTGCTCCATGCCGCGCATCATTGTACTCAACGATCCTCTCGACGCAGCCCAGCACAACGATCTGGGCGTTTCCTATGAGGCACGTGGCGATCTCGATCTGGCGGTGCGCTCCTACGAGCGTGCGGCCGAGCTTGACCGGCAGTGGGCCGTGCCCCTGGTCAACCTTGGCAACACCCTGGCTGAGCAGCAGGATTGGCAAGGAGCCGCTCGCGCCTATCAACGTGCGCTCCAGCGCGATCCTGTCGATCCCGTCGCTCTCAATAATCTGGCCTGGGTGCTTTTGCAGCAGGGGGATCTTGATCAGTCACTCGCTCAAGCGCGCCAGGCCCAGCTCCTGGCTCCCGAAAATCCGCTCGTCCTTGAAACTTTGGCAGAGGTGCACCTGGCCCGGGGTGAGTATGCGGAGGCCCGAGATGCCGTGGCGGCCGCCCTGGAACTGAGTCCTGAATTGCCCCTCGACGACGATTTGCAGAATCTCCTGCATGATTAA
- a CDS encoding cysteine peptidase family C39 domain-containing protein, with product MAQQAGNDCGPAALASLLAHRGRDIPLEQIEGYVYDERLGGSLLADMQNFAQGQGLETRTGRGDIALLRRMVDAGRPVAVLVEMGFGPLRRPHYLVVFGYDAERFLVHDGRTAGLFMASEELQRRWETMNRLYLYLP from the coding sequence GTGGCGCAACAGGCGGGTAATGACTGTGGCCCCGCGGCTCTGGCTTCACTGTTGGCACATCGGGGACGCGACATTCCCTTGGAGCAGATCGAAGGGTACGTGTATGATGAGCGTTTGGGCGGGTCGCTGCTGGCGGATATGCAGAACTTCGCCCAGGGCCAAGGGCTTGAGACCCGGACGGGACGTGGTGATATCGCCTTGCTGCGGCGCATGGTGGATGCCGGGCGCCCAGTCGCGGTGTTGGTCGAGATGGGTTTCGGACCCCTACGGCGCCCCCATTATCTTGTGGTATTCGGTTATGATGCCGAGCGCTTTCTGGTGCACGATGGCCGGACCGCGGGTCTGTTCATGGCCTCCGAAGAACTGCAGCGGCGCTGGGAGACCATGAACCGGCTGTATCTTTACCTGCCCTGA
- a CDS encoding PA2779 family protein: MYMHRLWILDSRICWMVLFTFTLLCLAPTNTHAGLMESRLSTGEAYSQRAADLEKVRQVLQQEVVAQRLADYGFSSAEIAAKLPTLSDEQIHQIAGLTDNLAEGGNGLGVVVTVLVIILLVIVILKLTDKQVIIR, from the coding sequence ATGTACATGCATCGTCTCTGGATTCTTGACAGTCGTATCTGTTGGATGGTGTTGTTTACCTTCACCCTGTTGTGCCTGGCACCGACCAACACCCACGCCGGATTGATGGAAAGCCGCCTCTCCACGGGTGAAGCCTATTCGCAGCGTGCGGCGGATTTGGAAAAAGTGCGTCAGGTTTTGCAGCAGGAGGTTGTGGCTCAGCGCCTTGCCGATTATGGATTCAGCAGCGCGGAGATTGCCGCTAAATTGCCGACGCTCTCCGATGAGCAGATCCACCAGATCGCCGGGCTGACGGATAATCTTGCCGAGGGCGGTAACGGTCTGGGTGTGGTTGTTACGGTGCTGGTCATCATTCTGCTGGTCATCGTCATTCTAAAACTCACCGACAAGCAGGTCATTATCAGATAA
- a CDS encoding DnaJ C-terminal domain-containing protein: MAKDYYGTLGISKNASAEEIKKAYRKLALKYHPDKNPGDKKAEDKFKEITEAYAVLSDAEKRKQYDQFGETGFHQRYSQEDIFRGFDVGDIFREFGFGTEDIFSHLFGGAGRGGVSGAGTRVRPRPLKGQDYSLNVALPFREAVKGGERRIEFRQNGQTHAVQVRIPPGVEPGSRLRLAGKGGPSPSGGPAGDLFLQVDVSPDPLFSREGQDLLVKVRVPFSGACLGTTVEVPTLEGTKRVKVPAGIQSGAKIRLKGFGVPAHKSRPQGDLYAVIEIAVPQELSDKQKELLEKLKKEGL, from the coding sequence ATGGCCAAAGACTATTACGGTACACTCGGCATCAGCAAAAATGCTTCGGCCGAAGAAATCAAAAAGGCCTATCGCAAACTGGCCCTCAAATATCACCCCGACAAAAATCCCGGGGACAAAAAAGCCGAAGACAAATTCAAGGAGATCACGGAAGCCTACGCGGTTCTTTCCGATGCAGAGAAGCGCAAGCAGTACGACCAGTTCGGCGAGACTGGCTTTCATCAGCGTTACAGTCAGGAAGACATTTTCCGCGGCTTCGACGTCGGCGACATTTTCCGCGAGTTCGGCTTCGGCACCGAGGACATTTTCTCCCATCTGTTCGGTGGCGCCGGCCGCGGGGGCGTATCCGGCGCCGGCACCCGCGTAAGACCCCGTCCGCTCAAAGGCCAGGACTATTCCCTCAACGTCGCCTTACCCTTTCGCGAGGCGGTCAAAGGCGGCGAGCGCCGCATCGAGTTTCGGCAAAACGGCCAGACCCACGCCGTGCAGGTGCGCATCCCGCCGGGCGTGGAACCGGGCAGTCGCCTGCGCCTGGCCGGAAAGGGCGGCCCCAGCCCCTCCGGCGGACCTGCGGGCGATCTGTTTCTTCAAGTCGACGTCAGTCCCGATCCCCTGTTCAGCCGCGAAGGGCAGGATCTGCTGGTCAAGGTGCGGGTTCCTTTCAGCGGCGCCTGCCTTGGCACCACGGTGGAAGTCCCGACCCTGGAGGGGACAAAACGTGTCAAGGTGCCGGCCGGCATTCAGTCGGGGGCCAAAATACGCCTTAAGGGTTTCGGCGTTCCCGCCCACAAAAGCAGGCCGCAAGGAGATCTTTACGCGGTGATTGAAATTGCGGTACCTCAGGAGCTGAGCGACAAGCAGAAGGAACTTCTGGAGAAACTGAAAAAGGAAGGCTTATAG
- the hemH gene encoding ferrochelatase → MKDENPGSPIGIVLLNMGGPDSLEAVKPFLYNLFADRDLIQLPLGALLQKPFARLISHFRAKKVVENYRAIGGKTPLLHWTQRQAEGIAARLGATYRPYVAMRYWHPRADETLAQMAADGVQRAVVLSMYPHYTGATTGSSVKDFQRAAAAKHPALKYRVIEQWYDWPGYLDALAQCVRAGLEKFSEDLRPQVQILFSAHALPQKFIDRGDPYLEHVLDTARGVMKRIGNRSWRMGFQSRSGPVKWMEPDTVEVIDQLAAEGRPAVLLVPISFVSDHIETLHEIDIEYREHARAQGIVHFERSPSLNEQPEFLAGMADLVSNELENWR, encoded by the coding sequence ATGAAGGATGAGAACCCCGGCAGTCCCATCGGGATCGTCCTGCTCAATATGGGCGGTCCCGATTCGCTGGAGGCGGTCAAGCCGTTTCTCTACAACCTTTTTGCCGACCGCGACCTGATACAGCTTCCCCTGGGGGCGCTGTTGCAGAAGCCTTTTGCGCGGCTGATTTCCCATTTTCGCGCCAAAAAGGTTGTGGAAAACTACCGCGCCATCGGCGGCAAGACGCCGCTGCTACACTGGACGCAGCGCCAGGCGGAGGGAATTGCCGCGCGGCTGGGCGCTACGTATCGGCCCTATGTGGCCATGCGCTACTGGCATCCCCGGGCCGACGAAACGCTTGCGCAAATGGCTGCCGACGGTGTTCAGCGGGCCGTGGTACTCTCCATGTACCCGCATTACACGGGTGCCACCACCGGCAGCAGCGTCAAGGATTTCCAGCGTGCCGCCGCGGCGAAGCATCCGGCTCTTAAATATCGCGTCATCGAGCAATGGTACGACTGGCCGGGCTACCTCGATGCCCTGGCCCAGTGCGTGCGTGCCGGACTGGAAAAATTTTCCGAGGATCTGCGGCCGCAAGTGCAGATCCTGTTTTCCGCCCATGCTCTGCCGCAGAAATTCATCGACCGCGGCGACCCCTATCTCGAGCATGTGCTCGATACCGCGCGCGGGGTGATGAAGCGCATCGGCAACCGCTCCTGGCGAATGGGGTTTCAAAGCCGAAGCGGGCCGGTCAAATGGATGGAGCCGGACACCGTCGAGGTTATCGATCAACTGGCTGCCGAAGGGCGCCCGGCGGTGCTTTTGGTGCCCATCTCCTTTGTTTCCGATCACATCGAAACTCTGCATGAAATCGATATCGAATACCGCGAGCATGCCCGCGCCCAAGGCATCGTGCATTTCGAACGCAGCCCGTCTCTCAATGAGCAACCTGAATTTCTTGCCGGGATGGCGGATCTGGTGAGCAACGAACTGGAGAACTGGCGATGA
- the hemE gene encoding uroporphyrinogen decarboxylase has translation MSDYRFLKACWGEPVDRTPVWLMRQAGRYLPQYMAVRSKVSFLELCKTPELAAEVTIQPIDYLGADAAILFSDILTPVEPMGLKLDFAPGPVFESPVRTQADIDALRIPVMEEDVPYVLETIRILRREFEGRVPLIGFGGAPFTLACYMVEGKGSKDFAQIKRMMYSAPESYASLMEKITEMDRQYLNAQIAAGAQAIQIFDTWGGIVSPGDYEKYILPYTTKLIEGLNRTGVPIIHFVKGAGTMLDLVKRAGSDVVGLDWHIGLGKARNLLGTEVAVQGNLDPTILYAPPEHIEREVKRILDENDGRPGHIFNLGHGILPTVPPEHAKFMVECVQRLSAKG, from the coding sequence ATGTCTGATTATCGCTTTCTCAAGGCCTGCTGGGGCGAGCCCGTTGATCGTACGCCGGTGTGGCTCATGCGCCAGGCTGGGCGCTACCTTCCCCAGTACATGGCGGTGCGCTCCAAGGTGAGCTTTCTTGAACTGTGCAAAACACCCGAGTTGGCCGCCGAGGTCACCATCCAGCCCATTGATTATCTCGGCGCCGATGCGGCCATTTTGTTTTCCGATATCCTCACTCCCGTCGAACCCATGGGCCTTAAGCTCGATTTCGCTCCCGGTCCGGTGTTCGAGAGTCCGGTACGGACCCAGGCCGACATCGACGCCTTGCGTATTCCGGTGATGGAAGAAGATGTTCCCTACGTGCTTGAAACCATCCGCATTCTGCGCCGTGAGTTCGAAGGACGTGTGCCTCTCATCGGTTTCGGCGGCGCACCCTTTACTCTGGCCTGCTATATGGTCGAAGGCAAGGGCAGCAAGGATTTTGCCCAGATCAAGCGCATGATGTATTCTGCGCCTGAGTCCTATGCATCGCTCATGGAAAAAATCACCGAGATGGATCGCCAGTATCTCAACGCGCAGATTGCTGCCGGTGCCCAGGCGATCCAGATTTTCGACACCTGGGGCGGCATCGTCTCCCCCGGTGACTATGAAAAATACATTCTGCCCTACACCACCAAGTTGATTGAGGGGCTCAACCGCACCGGGGTACCCATCATTCATTTTGTCAAGGGTGCCGGCACCATGCTTGATCTGGTCAAGCGCGCGGGCTCCGACGTGGTCGGTCTCGACTGGCACATAGGTCTCGGCAAGGCGCGCAACCTGCTCGGTACCGAGGTGGCCGTACAGGGCAATCTCGACCCCACGATCCTCTACGCACCCCCTGAGCATATCGAGCGGGAGGTAAAGCGCATCCTCGACGAAAACGACGGCCGCCCCGGCCACATCTTCAATCTCGGCCACGGCATCCTGCCCACCGTACCACCTGAACATGCCAAATTCATGGTCGAGTGCGTGCAACGGCTCAGCGCCAAAGGATGA